From one Streptomyces sp. ICC1 genomic stretch:
- a CDS encoding bifunctional 3'-5' exonuclease/DNA polymerase, with translation MTEHTPRWVLAEDGDGRWQAMPLDPASGGARITAADPAEAIRAAPAGTRWIWRSTAAVYPRLLASGTRVERCHDIEDAELLLLAHEGRLGEPRSAAAAWARLTNAPVPADPPQRAAEPGAQNSLFDPQPAPVPLDALAAIHADQAKRLEATSHPARMRLLVASESAAFLVAAEMNRAGLPWRADVHRALLTEMLGERYAGRGQPRRLAELADAVSAAFGRRVRPELPADVIKAFAEAGIKLKSTRRWEIQELDHPAVAPLVEFKKLYRIYTAHGWSWLADWVHDGRFRPEFIPGGTYTGRWVTNGGGALQIPKVIRRAVVADPGWRLVVADADQMEPRVLAAISRDPAFMEVAGRPEDLYTSISRQGFSGDRDMAKLAVLGAVYGQTSGDGLKNLAALRRRFPRAVAYVDDAAKAGEEGRLVRTWLGRTCPPPAEPGEAEEAPDGWVPSYASTDARARGRFTRNFVVQGSAADWALLLLAALRQSIAAAGLRAELVFFQHDEVIVHCPQEEAPAVADAIRAAGELAGRITFGETPVRFPFTTAIVECYADAK, from the coding sequence ATGACCGAGCACACCCCGAGGTGGGTCCTCGCCGAAGACGGCGACGGCCGGTGGCAGGCCATGCCCCTGGACCCCGCGTCGGGCGGAGCCCGCATCACCGCAGCCGACCCCGCCGAGGCGATCCGCGCCGCGCCCGCCGGCACCCGCTGGATCTGGCGGTCCACCGCCGCCGTCTACCCCCGGCTCCTCGCCTCCGGCACCCGCGTCGAGCGCTGCCACGACATCGAGGACGCCGAGCTCCTCCTCCTCGCCCACGAGGGCCGCCTCGGCGAGCCCCGCTCCGCGGCCGCCGCCTGGGCCCGCCTCACGAACGCGCCCGTCCCCGCCGACCCCCCGCAACGCGCCGCGGAGCCCGGCGCACAGAACTCCCTCTTCGACCCCCAGCCGGCCCCCGTGCCCCTCGACGCCCTCGCCGCCATCCACGCCGACCAGGCGAAGCGGCTCGAGGCCACCTCCCATCCCGCCCGGATGCGGCTGCTCGTCGCCTCGGAGTCGGCCGCCTTCCTCGTGGCCGCCGAGATGAACCGGGCGGGCCTGCCCTGGCGGGCCGACGTACACCGGGCGCTGCTCACCGAGATGCTCGGCGAGCGGTACGCGGGCCGCGGCCAGCCCCGCCGGCTCGCCGAGCTCGCCGACGCCGTCTCCGCCGCGTTCGGCCGCCGCGTGCGGCCGGAACTGCCCGCCGACGTCATCAAGGCCTTCGCGGAGGCGGGGATCAAGCTCAAGTCCACCCGGCGCTGGGAGATCCAGGAGCTCGACCACCCGGCGGTGGCCCCGCTCGTCGAGTTCAAGAAGCTCTACCGGATCTACACCGCCCACGGCTGGAGCTGGCTCGCCGACTGGGTCCACGACGGCCGCTTCCGGCCCGAGTTCATCCCCGGCGGCACCTACACCGGCCGCTGGGTCACCAACGGCGGCGGAGCCCTGCAGATCCCCAAGGTGATCCGCCGGGCCGTCGTCGCCGACCCCGGCTGGCGGCTCGTCGTGGCCGATGCCGACCAGATGGAGCCGCGGGTCCTCGCCGCGATCTCCCGCGACCCCGCCTTCATGGAGGTGGCCGGCCGCCCGGAGGACCTGTACACCTCCATCTCCCGCCAGGGCTTCTCCGGCGACCGGGACATGGCCAAGCTCGCCGTGCTCGGCGCGGTGTACGGGCAGACCTCCGGCGACGGCCTGAAGAACCTGGCCGCGCTGCGCCGCCGCTTCCCCCGTGCCGTGGCGTACGTGGACGACGCCGCGAAGGCGGGCGAGGAGGGCCGGCTCGTACGGACCTGGCTCGGCCGGACCTGCCCGCCGCCGGCCGAGCCCGGCGAGGCCGAGGAGGCCCCCGACGGCTGGGTGCCGAGCTACGCCTCGACCGACGCCCGGGCCCGCGGCCGCTTCACCCGCAACTTCGTGGTGCAGGGCAGCGCCGCGGACTGGGCCCTGCTGCTGCTCGCGGCCCTGCGCCAGTCGATCGCGGCGGCGGGACTGCGGGCCGAGCTCGTGTTCTTCCAGCACGACGAGGTCATCGTCCACTGCCCGCAGGAGGAGGCGCCGGCGGTGGCCGACGCGATCCGCGCGGCGGGCGAGCTGGCCGGCCGCATCACCTTCGGCGAGACGCCGGTCCGCTTCCCGTTCACGACGGCGATCGTCGAGTGCTACGCGGACGCGAAGTAG